One segment of Erigeron canadensis isolate Cc75 chromosome 2, C_canadensis_v1, whole genome shotgun sequence DNA contains the following:
- the LOC122588335 gene encoding protein ALP1-like, translating into MASSLLDNSSDSPDESNDSSMEFFVNALHFLEDTATSSAPQTRRYTDRRREIGLATLLNDWFVQQPKYEDDYFRKKFRMDKTMFLDIVRDIKANFPYFQERYDARGRKSFTAIQKCTSAVRQLATGNAPDKYDEYLCMAARTARETLDYFCDAIIRLYSREYLRRPTSHDVARIFEAHELRHHMPGMLGSIDCTHVEWSACPRRLRGQYTRGDHNGPTIMLEITASQDLWIWHAFFGVPGSKNDINMLNQSDLYVTARNGTAPDSLFRVNGRDYKRGYYLSDGIYNKWSTLVKAYPYPTDPKEKRFKKLQEAARKDVERAFGVLKGKWKILQRPLQPLTKDKIGKYVHTCIILHNMIIKRDGRAISPVHIMDPPVQSVFDESVYAELIDEEVHHRLRHDLTEHVWAQDLAYLDD; encoded by the coding sequence ATGGCTTCTAGTCTTTTGGATAATTCGAGCGACTCTCCCGACGAATCAAACGATAGCTCTATGGAATTCTTTGTTAACGCGTTACACTTTCTTGAAGATACGGCAACTTCTAGTGCTCCTCAAACTCGACGGTATACGGACCGGCGTCGGGAAATTGGTCTTGCCACTCTTTTGAACGATTggttcgttcaacaaccaaaatACGAAGACGATTACTTTCGAAAGAAGTTTCGAATGGACAAGACCATGTTTTTAGATATCGTGCGCGACATTAAAGCAAACTTCCCGTATTTCCAAGAACGTTACGATGCAAGAGGAAGAAAAAGTTTTACGGCGATACAGAAATGCACATCCGCCGTTAGGCAACTCGCGACGGGTAACGCACCAGACAAGTATGACGAGTACTTGTGCATGGCAGCCAGAACCGCACGAGAGACCCTTGATTATTTTTGTGACGCCATCATTCGGCTGTATAGCCGAGAGTACCTACGCAGGCCGACGTCACACGACGTTGCACGCATCTTCGAGGCCCACGAGCTTCGACATCATATGCCCgggatgcttggtagcatcgatTGCACACATGTCGAGTGGTCGGCATGTCCTAGACGTTTGAGAGGGCAATACACGAGGGGTGACCACAACGGTCCAACTATTATGCTTGAAATCACCGCGTCACaagatttgtggatttggcatgcttttttCGGTGTCCCGGGGTCGAAGAACGACATCAACATGTTGAACCAATCCGATTTGTATGTCACAGCGCGTAACGGAACGGCTCCGGATTCTTTATTCCGCGTGAATGGCCGAGATTATAAACGTGGCTACTATCTTAGTGATGGGATCTACAACAAGTGGTCAACACTTGTTAAAGCATACCCGTATCCAACCGACCCTaaggaaaaaagattcaagaaattgCAAGAGGCGGCCAGAAAAGATGTCGAGCGAGCTTTTGGTGTCCTCAAAGGTAAATGGAAAATTCTTCAACGACCTCTTCAACCTCTAACGAAAGACAAAATTGGAAAGTATGTTCATACATGTATTATcttacacaacatgatcattaaGAGGGACGGGAGGGCAATCTCACCGGTCCATATAATGGACCCGCCAGTGCAATCGGTGTTCGATGAAAGTGTGTATGCGGAGTTGATTGACGAAGAAGTTCACCATCGCCTTCGACATGATCTTACGGAGCACGTATGGGCTCAAGATTTGGCGTATCTcgatgattag
- the LOC122588336 gene encoding pollen-specific leucine-rich repeat extensin-like protein 3 — protein MVGQHHILVTIILALLLISCSISEPITTHPPDHHHQFNVDKRAPSRNRARSRSRGSRGAGNSGRRSSSSSNCDPLYDYLFGSCGQWPFGRNSPNNPFTSRPSSPPRLPPPVVPSPPPIAAAPPPVVPPPAPPPVVPPPAPPPATPPPAPPPVVPSPPPPSPSPPPPLVASPPPPEETPPVLSPPPDYILPPAVPELPPDNPVDSPPYVPIFSPPALGDDSNSPPYVPIFAPPADDTSPPDTMQPPSLPIFSPPQVELPPITDPGQQFPPELDPGQQFPPAFDPGQQFPPAFDPGQQFPPYVDPGQQFPPAFDPGQQFPPAIIDPGQQFPPAFDPGQQFPPVNENPITGGGQPFFSTPNTPTVELPPMIEAPPFD, from the coding sequence ATGGTGGGGCAACACCACATTTTAGTAACCATAATCCTTGCGTTACTCTTGATAAGTTGCTCCATTTCCGAACCCATCACCACTCATCCACCTGATCACCACCATCAATTCAACGTTGATAAGAGAGCCCCGTCAAGAAATCGCGCTAGATCACGTAGTCGCGGTTCTCGAGGAGCGGGTAATAGTGGGcgtagatcatcatcatcatcaaattgtGACCCATTATATGACTATCTATTTGGAAGTTGTGGCCAATGGCCATTTGGTCGCAACTCTCCTAACAACCCTTTTACGTCACGGCCGTCGTCACCTCCACGGCTTCCACCGCCAGTCGTCCCATCTCCCCCACCAATAGCCGCTGCCCCACCGCCTGTGGTTCCACCACCAGCACCACCACCTGTAGTTCCACCTCCAGCGCCACCACCAGCCACGCCCCCTCCAGCACCACCACCAGTAGTcccatctccaccaccaccatcaccatcaccccCGCCGCCGCTAGTggcatcaccaccaccaccggaaGAAACACCTCCGGTATTATCCCCACCACCAGACTACATTCTACCTCCAGCAGTACCTGAGCTACCACCTGATAATCCCGTTGACTCTCCACCGTATGTCCCGATATTTTCGCCGCCGGCGCTTGGTGATGATTCAAATTCACCACCATATGTTCCGATATTCGCACCGCCGGCTGATGATACTAGTCCGCCGGACACCATGCAGCCACCTTCTTTGCCTATATTTTCACCACCCCAAGTTGAATTACCACCTATAACAGACCCCGGACAACAATTTCCACCGGAACTTGATCCCGGACAGCAGTTTCCTCCGGCGTTTGATCCCGGACAACAATTTCCTCCGGCATTTGATCCCGGACAACAGTTCCCACCGTACGTTGATCCTGGCCAACAGTTTCCGCCGGCATTCGATCCCGGTCAACAATTTCCGCCGGCAATTATTGATCCCGGGCAACAATTTCCACCGGCATTTGATCCAGGCCAACAGTTTCCACCGGTGAATGAGAACCCGATAACAGGCGGTGGACAACCGTTCTTTTCAACGCCGAATACGCCGACGGTAGAACTGCCACCGATGATCGAAGCTCCTCCCTTTGACTAA
- the LOC122587366 gene encoding F-box/LRR-repeat protein 3 has product MDQQPNYEELPEEIWELIINSCTSTTDNHESLSLTTKRLLSLTNRLRHTFTVIDQTYIIHATISPFFRRFQNLKSLDLSKLSQCYLQTAIHEITSNATSCSKLESLDISNHDYIPCIDCLKKFKLRVLKCANVVNLRDVDLLRIAKCFPDLEELDISYPRHNMFRTSSSIRDVMVTDLGIRSLACGLKNLIKINLSMNVLLTDKALFELSAYCKRLQEVMFVNCTMITMSGVRFLLQNSLELTKIGMSHIGTTESLFVDPATSGRCLSSISFKDSDVDDEFLGTIVEASIPLKSVSLPGCHKYSVNGIVSLVCAYQSIEILDLSRNKSLSDRSVVDLSRYLHDLVSVKFNFCGKLTTAALLALINNCPFLENVEMVHTNLGKEEDAVMGAVKQPNLRVKSLKLAGNLHLSNGGLVKITSVCPNLRLLDVSSCTGLAGSLGEVFRVCSEIRHLCIQDCGRVKNIGLSMKPLKLVQLDMARSGVNDDGLVEIVVRCTELVKIDLAGCMHLTTNSVKYLLMKCEKLRELNLMGCPNLHGFIVEWMVFTRPSLRKLIPPSYVVTTESQRRLFLRHGCEVCDQ; this is encoded by the coding sequence ATGGATCAACAACCAAATTACGAAGAATTACCTGAAGAAATCTGGGAACTAATCATAAACAGTTGTACATCCACCACCGATAATCACGAATCACTTTCCCTTACAACCAAACGTTTATTATCCTTAACCAACCGTCTCCGTCACACCTTCACCGTGATCGATCAAACTTACATCATCCACGCCACTATTTCACCGTTCTTTCGCCGTTTTCAAAACCTCAAATCCTTAGATCTAAGCAAACTAAGCCAATGTTATCTCCAAACCGCTATACACGAAATCACAAGTAATGCTACTTCATGTTCTAAATTAGAATCACTCGATATATCTAATCATGATTATATTCCTTGTATTGATTGTTTGAAAAAGTTTAAACTTAGGGTTTTGAAATGTGCTAATGTTGTTAACTTAAGAGATGTCGATTTATTACGTATAGCAAAATGTTTTCCTGATTTAGAAGAGCTTGATATTAGTTATCCTAGACATAATATGTTTAGGACCTCTAGTAGCATTAGGGACGTTATGGTTACGGATCTCGGTATTCGTAGTTTGGCTTGTGGTTTGAAGAATTTGATTAAGATTAATTTGTCGATGAACGTTCTTTTGACGGATAAGGCCTTATTTGAGCTCTCCGCTTATTGCAAGAGGTTGCAAGAGGTGATGTTTGTGAATTGTACTATGATTACCATGAGCGGTGTGAGGTTTTTATTGCAGAATAGTTTGGAGTTGACAAAGATTGGAATGTCTCATATTGGGACTACTGAGTCGCTCTTTGTGGACCCTGCCACGTCTGGGAGATGTTTATCTAGTATTAGCTTTAAAGATtctgatgttgatgatgagtTTCTTGGGACGATTGTGGAAGCAAGTATTCCGTTGAAGAGTGTGTCTCTTCCTGGTTGTCATAAATATAGTGTAAATGGGATTGTAAGCCTAGTATGTGCATATCAGTCTATTGAAATTTTAGATCTTTCTAGGAATAAGTCTCTTAGTGATAGATCTGTTGTAGACTTGTCTCGGTATCTACATGATCTTGTTTCGGTCAAGTTCAATTTCTGTGGTAAGCTAACTACTGCAGCCTTATTAGCTCTGATCAATAACTGTCCGTTTCTTGAAAATGTTGAAATGGTACATACAAATCTTGGTAAGGAAGAAGATGCGGTTATGGGTGCCGTGAAGCAGCCAAACTTACGTGTTAAGTCTTTGAAGTTGGCAGGAAATTTGCATCTGAGTAATGGTGGTCTTGTCAAGATCACTTCGGTTTGCCCCAACTTAAGGCTGCTTGACGTGAGCTCGTGTACAGGTCTTGCAGGCTCATTAGGTGAGGTCTTTAGGGTCTGTTCTGAAATAAGGCATTTGTGCATACAAGATTGTGGCAGGGTTAAGAACATTGGTTTAAGCATGAAGCCTTTAAAGCTAGTACAGCTGGATATGGCCAGGTCTGGGGTTAACGATGATGGGTTAGTGGAGATTGTGGTGAGATGTACTGAGCTTGTGAAGATTGATCTTGCTGGGTGTATGCATCTGACAACAAACTCGGTGAAGTACCTGTTAATGAAGTGTGAAAAGTTGAGAGAGCTTAATTTGATGGGATGTCCTAATCTACATGGTTTTATTGTTGAATGGATGGTGTTTACACGCCCGTCATTGAGGAAGCTTATTCCACCCTCATATGTTGTTACTACTGAAAGCCAACGTCGGCTTTTCTTGCGCCATGGATGTGAAGTTTGTGATCAGTAG
- the LOC122589203 gene encoding proline-rich receptor-like protein kinase PERK2 — MTDDDWLTAAISDTSVVAEFLLSLHLPTSPPPPPPPSSSSSKRRRPAPPPTWTIRRSRTQPQPLHQPPISNKSDTPRASPSTPLSWSRATSVSGGGCPPIPHVISGSKVMPPSETNSAKRSKKKKTLAALREEEVLLIEEQNLLKKKLAALQANCEKQRKENMSLKLMKLDIQQSNNHFEAVNERRDKVFLPDLNVPVGEDVIVGY, encoded by the exons ATGACTGATGATGACTGGCTTACAGCAGCCATCTCCGACACTTCCGTAGTTGCCGAATTCCTCCTTTCTCTCCATCTACCCActtccccaccaccaccaccaccaccgtcgtcTTCCTCTTCAAAGCGTCGGAGACCAGCGCCACCACCAACGTGGACCATTCGCCGCTCCAGAACACAACCCCAACCGCTTCATCAACCACCTATTTCTAACAAATCAGACACACCTAGAGCTAGCCCCAGCACTCCTTTATCTTGGTCCCGTGCCACTTCCGTCAGCGGTGGTGGTTGTCCTCCAATTCCTCATGTTATCTCAGGATCTAAG GTTATGCCACCTAGTGAAACCAATTCGGCCAAGAGGTCAAAAAAGAAGAAG ACTTTGGCTGCACTTAGAGAGGAGGAGGTATTATTGATTGAGGAACAGAATCTTTTGAAAAAG AAACTTGCAGCCCTTCAGGCTAACTGTGAAAAACAGAGAAAGGAGAATATGAGCCTGAAGCTAATGAAG CTGGATATACAACAATCAAACAACCATTTTGAAGCAGTTAATGAGCGGAGAGACAAAGTCTTCCTTCCTGATCTTAATGTTCCTGTCGGAGAGGATGTGATTGTCGGTTATTAA
- the LOC122588337 gene encoding ATP-dependent DNA helicase pif1-like: MDAVNRGKGGVFFLYGYGGTGKTFVWKTLAAAIRSKREIVLNVASSGIAALLLEGGLTAHSRFAIPINITETSFCCIRPDSDLAGLIRQTKLIIWDEALMVHKHSFEALDRTFRDNLRSSNPNNMNEPFGGKVVVFGGDFRQVLPVLLNASRQDVVMASLKSSYLWHHCKLLKLTKNMRLTVGESTDLEEIRQFAEWILDIGNGTVNEPNDGEATIELPDDILIKDEGRKPIDSIVDSVYPDISSNMSDPSFFQDKAILAPTHEVVDIINEHVMSKIAGEEKVYLSANSICEDEGSDFNEKLYTQDFLNSIKVSGIPHHRLVLKVGVPVMLLRNIDQPGGLCNGTRLKIRKLGEHVIEAQIISGSNAGKITFIPRMKLIPSDRRIPFRFQRRQFPLSVCFAMTINKSQGQSLAQVGLYLKNPVFSHGQLYVALSRVKSKKGLKVLSLDGDGKPTNTTKNVVFKEVLSNL; encoded by the coding sequence ATGGATGCTGTAAATAGGGGCAAAGGAGGTGTTTTCTTCCTGTATGGTTATGGTGGTACAGGCAAGACCTTTGTTTGGAAAACATTAGCTGCTGCAATCCGCTCCAAGCGAGAAATTGTGTTGAATGTAGCCTCGAGTGGAATAGCAGCCCTATTACTTGAAGGTGGTCTAACAGCTCATTCGAGGTTTGCTATTCCAATTAATATTACTGAAACATCATTCTGTTGTATTCGTCCGGATAGTGATCTTGCGGGTCTAATACGTCAAACAAAACTCATTATTTGGGACGAAGCCCTAATGGTTCATAAGCATTCCTTTGAAGCTTTAGATAGGACTTTTAGGGACAATCTGAGATCATCCAACCCGAACAACATGAATGAACCGTTTGGTGGGAAAGTTGTAGTATTTGGTGGTGATTTTAGACAGGTGCTGCCGGTTCTCCTTAATGCGTCAAGGCAGGATGTTGTTATGGCTTCTCTGAAGTCATCATATTTATGGCATCATTGTAAACTTTTGAAGCTCACAAAAAATATGAGGTTGACAGTTGGGGAATCTACTGACTTGGAAGAAATAAGACAATTTGCTGAATGGATTCTAGATATTGGAAATGGCACAGTCAATGAACCAAACGATGGTGAAGCTACAATTGAATTACCAGATGACATCCTCATAAAAGATGAAGGGAGGAAACCCATTGATTCTATTGTTGATTCAGTTTATCCtgacatttcatcaaatatgTCGGATCCATCCTTTTTTCAAGACAAAGCTATTCTTGCACCTACGCATGAAGTAGTTGATATCATCAATGAGCATGTCATGTCAAAAATTGCCGGTGAGGAGAAAGTCTATCTGAGTGCAAATTCGATATGTGAAGATGAGGGGTCCGATTTTAACGAAAAGTTGTACACTCAAGATTTTCTCAATAGTATTAAGGTTTCTGGCATACCACACCATCGTCTAGTTCTAAAAGTAGGTGTCCCTGTTATGTTACTTAGAAACATAGATCAACCAGGTGGATTATGTAATGGCACCAGACTTAAAATACGAAAACTTGGTGAGCATGTGATCGAGGCTCAGATAATTTCTGGTAGCAATGCGGGAAAAATCACCTTCATTCCACGCATGAAACTGATCCCATCGGACAGAAGAATACCATTTCGTTTTCAAAGAAGACAGTTCCCGTTATCGGTTTGTTTTGCCATGACTATCAACAAAAGTCAAGGTCAGAGTTTGGCCCAAGTTGGTTTGTACTTGAAGAATCCAGTTTTTAGTCACGGCCAGTTGTATGTTGCCCTTTCGAgagtaaaaagcaaaaaaggATTGAAGGTTTTGAGTTTGGATGGTGATGGCAAGCCTACAAACACCACAAAGAACGTTGTTTTCAAGGAGGTTTTGAGCAATTTATAA